In Hamadaea flava, a genomic segment contains:
- the ligD gene encoding non-homologous end-joining DNA ligase: MPSSRSASVEGKREKLAPYRRKRDFARTPEPSGEARGRDQAAGLRFVVQRHRARNLHYDFRLEIDGVGVSWAVPKGPTQDPGVRRAAFHVEDHPLEYFDFEGVIPRGEYGGGDVIVWDAGTWEPAKEENPGQAVADGELHVDLHGEKLHGRFVLVRTKRGASGKEEWLLLKKRDDDAVNGWNPEDHPKSVRSGRTNDQVKADPDKMWRSGEPIARAAVPLKTSPVTADELAALDALGSSGQWDVFGRTLKVTNLDKVLFPALGRQKPVTKRDLLRYTAEIAPIALPYLTGRAMNLHRYPNGADSKGFWHKQLPDHAPEWLPRWENPDADPGETTTYLVVDEAAALVWAANYGGLEWHAWTSRVDRPDRPTYALIDLDPGEKTSWADLVMLAKLHRDALEHLGVTGRPKLSGRRGIQIWVPIRPGPTYDDTRAWVEQLSKTVGALVPDLVSFRWQKDDRGGLARLDYTQNAINKTLVAPYSPRPAAGAPVSTPIDWDELDDKRLRPDKFTIRTLPKRLAEKGDLFADVLTFTQRLPKFR; this comes from the coding sequence GTGCCGTCGTCGCGGTCCGCTTCGGTTGAGGGGAAGCGCGAGAAGCTTGCGCCTTACCGCCGCAAGCGGGACTTCGCGCGTACGCCTGAGCCGTCGGGCGAGGCGCGCGGGCGCGATCAGGCCGCCGGTCTGCGGTTCGTCGTCCAGCGCCACCGGGCCCGCAACCTGCACTACGACTTCCGGCTGGAGATCGACGGAGTCGGCGTGAGCTGGGCCGTCCCCAAGGGACCGACGCAGGACCCGGGCGTACGCCGCGCCGCCTTCCACGTCGAGGACCACCCGCTGGAGTACTTCGACTTCGAGGGCGTCATCCCACGCGGGGAATACGGCGGCGGCGACGTGATCGTCTGGGACGCCGGCACCTGGGAGCCGGCCAAGGAGGAGAACCCGGGCCAGGCCGTAGCCGACGGAGAGCTGCACGTCGACCTCCACGGCGAGAAGCTGCACGGCCGGTTCGTGCTGGTGCGTACGAAGAGGGGCGCGTCGGGCAAGGAAGAGTGGCTGCTGCTGAAGAAGCGCGACGACGACGCGGTCAACGGCTGGAATCCCGAGGACCATCCGAAGTCGGTCCGCTCCGGACGGACGAACGACCAGGTCAAAGCCGATCCGGACAAGATGTGGCGGTCCGGTGAGCCGATCGCCCGGGCGGCCGTCCCGCTCAAGACATCACCGGTGACGGCGGACGAACTGGCCGCGTTGGACGCCCTGGGCTCGTCGGGCCAGTGGGACGTCTTCGGGCGTACGCTCAAAGTCACCAACCTGGACAAGGTCCTGTTCCCGGCGCTGGGGCGGCAGAAGCCGGTGACGAAGCGGGATCTGCTCCGCTATACCGCCGAGATCGCGCCGATCGCGTTGCCCTACCTCACCGGCCGGGCGATGAACCTCCATCGCTATCCCAACGGGGCCGACAGCAAAGGCTTCTGGCACAAGCAACTGCCCGATCACGCGCCGGAATGGCTGCCGCGCTGGGAGAACCCCGACGCCGATCCCGGTGAGACGACGACCTATCTCGTGGTGGACGAGGCGGCCGCGCTGGTCTGGGCGGCCAACTACGGCGGGCTCGAATGGCATGCCTGGACCTCCCGGGTCGACAGACCCGACCGGCCCACGTACGCCCTGATCGACCTCGACCCGGGCGAGAAGACGAGCTGGGCCGACCTGGTGATGCTGGCCAAGCTGCATCGGGACGCCCTGGAGCACCTCGGCGTGACCGGGCGCCCGAAACTCAGCGGCCGTCGCGGCATCCAGATCTGGGTGCCGATCCGCCCGGGGCCGACCTATGACGACACCCGGGCCTGGGTCGAGCAGCTCTCGAAGACCGTCGGCGCGCTCGTGCCCGACCTCGTCAGTTTCAGATGGCAGAAGGACGACCGGGGTGGGCTGGCCCGGCTGGACTACACCCAGAACGCGATCAACAAGACCCTGGTCGCGCCCTACAGCCCCCGTCCGGCGGCGGGAGCGCCGGTGTCGACCCCGATCGACTGGGACGAGCTGGACGACAAGCGGCTGCGGCCGGACAAGTTCACCATCCGGACGCTGCCGAAACGGCTGGCGGAGAAGGGCGACCTGTTCGCCGACGTGCTCACCTTCACCCAGCGACTGCCGAAGTTCCGCTGA